The following proteins are co-located in the Triticum aestivum cultivar Chinese Spring chromosome 1A, IWGSC CS RefSeq v2.1, whole genome shotgun sequence genome:
- the LOC123167262 gene encoding protein SRG1: MGSIGTVQMTVQELAGALGTPDVPAQYIVRAHQDQQLAAAVVAPVPVIDLGRLLKHGDGTSDEAAKLRSAIESWGLFMVSNHGVDAVMDDMMAASREFFRQPLEEKQRYTNLISGERFQFEGYGNDWVSSPDQIRDWTDRLYLKVEPEDERSIALWPTHPKTFRDALHEFTKKCGGVKDDLLRAMAKLLELDDDDYFVKHFGERPLTNARCSYYPECPRPELVFGLKPHSDGTVVTVLMVDDRVGGLQVLKDGVWWDVPIVPHTLLLIIGDQTEIMSNGIFKSPVHRVVTNTKKERLSVALDYSVDPEKEIEPSAQLINEKRSALYTKVKVKDYYARNYNDFTQGKMAIDTVKV, encoded by the exons ATGGGAAGCATAGGGACAGTTCAGATGACGGTCCAGGAGCTCGCTGGCGCCCTGGGCACGCCCGACGTGCCAGCTCAGTACATCGTGCGCGCGCACCAGGACCAACAGCTCGCCGCGGCGGTCGTTGCACCAGTCCCTGTCATTGACCTCGGCCGCCTTTTGAAGCACGGCGACGGCACCTCAGACGAGGCGGCGAAGCTCCGGTCAGCCATCGAGTCCTGGGGCCTCTTTATG GTGAGTAACCACGGTGTAGACGCCGTAATGGACGACATGATGGCCGCTTCGAGGGAATTTTTCCGGCAGCCGCTCGAAGAGAAGCAGAGATACACCAACCTGATCAGCGGCGAGCGGTTCCAGTTCGAGGGGTATGGGAACGACTGGGTGAGCTCGCCGGACCAAATCCGTGACTGGACTGACCGCCTCTACCTCAAGGTGGAGCCAGAGGACGAGCGGAGCATCGCCCTCTGGCCAACTCATCCCAAAACCTTTAG GGATGCTCTGCACGAGTTTACGAAGAAATGCGGGGGAGTGAAGGACGACCTGCTCAGGGCAATGGCGAAGCTGCTGGAGCTTGACGACGATGATTACTTTGTGAAACACTTTGGGGAGAGGCCTCTCACTAACGCGAGGTGCAGCTACTACCCGGAGTGTCCGAGGCCGGAGCTCGTGTTTGGCCTCAAGCCCCACTCCGATGGAACTGTTGTTACAGTCCTCATGGTCGATGACAGGGTTGGTGGCCTGCAAGTTCTCAAAGATGGGGTCTGGTGGGATGTACCAATCGTACCTCACACGCTACTCCTGATTATAGGAGATCAAACTGAG ATAATGAGCAATGGGATCTTTAAGAGCCCTGTGCATAGGGTCGTGACAAACACAAAGAAAGAGAGGCTATCGGTGGCACTAGACTACTCTGTTGATCCTGAAAAAGAAATCGAGCCATCGGCTCAGTTGATCAATGAAAAGAGGTCGGCGTTGTACACAAAAGTGAAGGTCAAGGACTACTATGCTAGAAATTACAATGATTTTACTCAGGGCAAAATGGCTATCGATACAGTGAAGGTCTAA